A window from Plasmodium gaboni strain SY75 chromosome 9, whole genome shotgun sequence encodes these proteins:
- a CDS encoding putative exported protein, with amino-acid sequence MTLFQTKIIIFIYQCSILFIHHKNVFENWMVIKDKSLNTRNLLPIRLLAQINSNKPKYTKLHEQDDSGQQSQGKENKNDFMFIHKLIHEELQKYDSDKYLYNGRNANEEYIDYKKEFDLKGDQLNFKFNIKHMIYKKIMKYFLIRKTKKHFQKMVKQLFSIPKKSITKDISYEQIKHENKTKTKITKEASTYKTILISSILSSVSIGCFFTGYKLSGLTCNIIGMCKAATASAASTAVSTSVGASTATAPVSFIIILAIIGIICLIIIIILLIRLFRQYRSINEESEENYSEEEYSNE; translated from the exons ATGACCTTGTTTCAgacaaaaataataatatttatatatcagtgctctatattattcattCATCATAAA AATGTTTTTGAAAATTGGATGgtaataaaagataaatcTCTTAACACAAGAAATTTATTACCTATAAGACTATTAGCCCAAATCAATTCAAATAAGCCCAAATATACTAAATTACATGAACAAGATGATTCAGGACAACAATCCCAAGGAAAGGAAAACAAAAATGATTTTATGTTCATACACAAATTAATACATGAAGAACTTCAAAAATATGATTCAGATAAATACTTATATAATGGAAGAAATGCaaatgaagaatatattgattataaaaaagaatttgATTTAAAAGGTGACCAActaaattttaaatttaatattaaacatatgatctacaaaaaaattatgaaatatttcCTAATAAGAAAAACTAAAAAACATTTTCAAAAAATGGTGAAACAATTATTCTCTATTCCAAAAAAATCCATAACAAAAGATATTTCatatgaacaaataaagcatgaaaacaaaacaaaaacaaaaataacCAAAGAAGCATCCACATATAAAACaattttaatttcttcCATTTTGTCTTCAGTTTCTATCGGTTGTTTTTTTACTGGATATAAATTATCTGGACTTACTTGTAATATCATTGGAATGTGTAAGGCAGCTACAGCGTCTGCTGCATCTACTGCTGTTTCTACAAGCGTTGGCGCTTCTACTGCAACAGCTCCCGTGTCTTTCATTATTATACTTGCAATAATTGGAATAATTTGcttaataattataataatacttCTTATTAGACTATTCAGACAGTATCGCTctataaatgaagaaagCGAAGAAAATTATTCGGAGGAAGAATATtcaaatgaataa